AACTTGCCGATCATCAAAACTAAATGATGATATAATAGCTCGCTCAACGTCAGGCAGTTTCAAGAAGCTGTCGGTCGATTGTTCTAGCCACAAGTTAAGGTTTTTGTTTTGGAAATCGTTGAGTGTGCCCGACAAAGCGTCAGAATCGCGCTTATCTGTCAAGCCGTTCAGCAACACTTCTCGTTGGCTTGGTAAATCTAGTAAGGGATTACTTTTAACCCACATATCGGGCTTATAAGTTTCGTCCAGATTGTCCTGCGACCAAATAAGCCCCAAATATGTATCAGCATCGCGCAAATAATCTTGTTCCATGGCTTGCTGAATCATACGCTCATCATCGTGAAATGGGACATTGGGATCAGGATATGCCGTTGAAATTTGAATAAATTGCTTATTACGCACCTTAACTTGGCCCGAAACAATTTTAGAAATCTTCTGCCGTGTTCTTACTTCACCAATTTCATCAAAAATAGCAGTTGTAAAGTGAAATGAGTCATACTGACCAGCCTCATGGCTAATCGCCCGTAGCTTGTTATTAGTCTTGCTCATTGTGACTTGATCGGCCTGTGAGGACAGCGTCCGTGTATCTAATCCACTATCTTGAATTAGTGTTTTAAATGGCTCAATAGTTGCAATCTTAGCAAGCATTGACTTAATGTAGCCCAGAATCTTGCTCGTTTGTTTGTAATTAATTGATGAAACTAGATAGTCTTGGTTAGATAGTCCCAATGACTCAATTAAAAAACTATAGGCAGTGATAATCGCCATCAGATAAGTTTTACCTTGCCCCCGCGCAACGGAAACAATTGCTCGCGAAAAGCGCTTGCCACCGTCATCATTACGCCAACCAATCAGCATTGCCATAATAAACTCTTGCCATGGCATTAGTTTTGTGGGTTCACCAGTATCAACATTCGGGCAAATTGCTGCAAACTTCAAAACCTGTGAAACTTTCTTGGTTGAATAATGGAAGGGAAAGTCAACACTTCCCTGACGCTGTAAATCACGCAAATGTCGTAGTGCAGCTAGCTTAATCAAATAACCGGTAACAACATCGCCATCTAAAACTGAGAAAGCGTATTTGGTACCAGCATCGTTATAACGCGTTTTAATGGGTTGCCAATCGATTGATTGGTAAACGCCCAAGACATCGTGTGTTTGTGTTAGATCAACTTTCATAATTACCGCCTATCCTAAAAACTCTTTCATTCGATCAGCGACGCTGCGTTTGTCTTTATGATCATCTAAATTCAGCTTTAACAAATCACTACGCGATTTTGGCGACAAGCCTAGTTCAGCGCCTAGTTTAGTCAGATTTTTAACCGCTGAATCGTAAATTTGTGTCATGGGATTACGCTTGTAACCCACGAAGTCTTGACCGATTTTTTTACCGGTCTGATCTTGTAACGTTTTATAGATTGCTTGGACTTCACCGTTTTCCTGGATATGTTTATACGCATTGCGATAAATCTCATATTGGGAAGCATATTGCTCTACAAGCCCGCTATCAATGCGTTTAACCGGGGTACTGTCTTCTAAAAAAGGCACTAATCGACGCCAAACGACCTTAGCTTGCCGGCCCAAGTAAGCTGGCGGTGTACGCGTTAATTGCCCGTCGTTGACGTCTTTATCCGACTTTTTCATCACTAATCTCTCCTTTCATTATTTGGTGACCCCCCCTACCTAAAAAGTTTCAAAAATTGTTTCTATCACAAAATAACGGCAATGTGTGTGCTCTTCTCGCGTCGTATGAGGGGGCGGGGGTTGTTTTAATTACCGTTGCGACCAATTATACATGATTGTTTTATTATTCCTTAGGATGCCAATTAGACTGGTTTAAAACATCTGGCATAACTACTTCATATGATTCTCCATCCTTCTTAATGGTCGTGTGTTGATAGACGTATCGTGCGACTTTGCCAATTACTTCTAATTCTGATTTTCCCACGAATCTATATTTATCATAAACACAGCTCATTAATTCCGGTGACTTGTCATTTACCAATTTGACAATGTATTTAATTCCAAAAGCGTTATAATCATTAATTGTTTCGTTAAATGATGCAAACGATTCAGGGTTCATAAGAACTGCTAATATCTCGTTTGCAATAGCTTCATATTCTTCTTTAGAACGTTCCACATTCATCACTCCTCA
This Lactiplantibacillus plantarum DNA region includes the following protein-coding sequences:
- a CDS encoding phage terminase small subunit P27 family — its product is MKKSDKDVNDGQLTRTPPAYLGRQAKVVWRRLVPFLEDSTPVKRIDSGLVEQYASQYEIYRNAYKHIQENGEVQAIYKTLQDQTGKKIGQDFVGYKRNPMTQIYDSAVKNLTKLGAELGLSPKSRSDLLKLNLDDHKDKRSVADRMKEFLG
- a CDS encoding terminase large subunit, whose product is MKVDLTQTHDVLGVYQSIDWQPIKTRYNDAGTKYAFSVLDGDVVTGYLIKLAALRHLRDLQRQGSVDFPFHYSTKKVSQVLKFAAICPNVDTGEPTKLMPWQEFIMAMLIGWRNDDGGKRFSRAIVSVARGQGKTYLMAIITAYSFLIESLGLSNQDYLVSSINYKQTSKILGYIKSMLAKIATIEPFKTLIQDSGLDTRTLSSQADQVTMSKTNNKLRAISHEAGQYDSFHFTTAIFDEIGEVRTRQKISKIVSGQVKVRNKQFIQISTAYPDPNVPFHDDERMIQQAMEQDYLRDADTYLGLIWSQDNLDETYKPDMWVKSNPLLDLPSQREVLLNGLTDKRDSDALSGTLNDFQNKNLNLWLEQSTDSFLKLPDVERAIISSFSFDDRQVYIGFDYSMFSDNTALAFVFPYRDNNDKPRWFIYQHSFIPWQKAGSIEAKEKQDGINYRNLAQKGFCTISSHPQGLINDEQVYQWLLNFVERHRLEVVFFGYDAWGLTPTIKQLDLNSGWPLQAIRQRTSELKDPTKFLQTMFVEGSVDRLDDRIMEKALLNAEIYEDKIGIQVDKAKATLKIDVVDALIDALFQAMYHFEDFSDVNNPDKQVERMNEKQVLEWFNNPESGLLGDDIDDF